In the genome of Phlebotomus papatasi isolate M1 chromosome 2, Ppap_2.1, whole genome shotgun sequence, one region contains:
- the LOC129803814 gene encoding aquaporin AQPAn.G-like, with amino-acid sequence MNSATLERISVFLAELLGTAILVFLGCSTCISGFGAVYNELVICLTFGLVVMLVVNIFGCISGAHINPAVTIAAVIYKLITPGLAVFYVAGQLLGGFIGFGVLKLITPKHIWRPEDATGPGVCTTVPHPDLSPFTAVTVEFIITSVLIFLCCGVWDSRNAKHHDSVPLRFGLTITGLALAGARFSGGSMNPARSLGPAIWNGDFEHHWIYWVGPLLAPLVVTPFYRIVFQQREAEPEETTEKRTEEFPLRTNNV; translated from the exons ATGAACTCTGCTACACTTGAACGAATCTCAGTTTTTCTGGCTGAATTGCTAGGAACTGCAATCTTGGTATTCCTGGGCTGCAGTACGTGCATTTCTGGATTTGGAGCTGTCTACAATGAGCTCGTGATCTGTCTCACCTTTGGCCTTGTTGTAATGCTTGTAGTAAACATATTTGGTTGCATCTCAGGTGCACATATTAATCCTGCCGTTACAATTGCTGCAGTTATTTACAAACTCATTACGCCTGgg TTGGCTGTATTTTATGTAGCCGGTCAACTTTTGGGTGGTTTCATTGGTTTTGGCGTTTTAAAGTTGATCACTCCAAAGCACATCTGGCGTCCTGAAGATGCTACTGGGCCAGGTGTCTGCACAACCGTGCCTCATCCTGATTTATCACCATTCACAGCCGTCACTGTAGAGTTTATAATCACTTCAGTGTTGATCTTCCTATGTTGTGGAGTATGGGATTCTCGGAATGCCAAGCATCACGATTCAGTGCCATTGCGCTTCGGTTTGACTATCACAGGCCTGGCTTTAGCTGGTGCTCGCTTTTCTGGAG GAAGCATGAATCCTGCAAGATCTCTTGGACCAGCCATTTGGAATGGAGACTTTGAACATCATTGGATATACTGGGTAGGACCACTTCTGGCTCCCCTTGTTGTCACTCCCTTCTACCGGATAGTTTTCCAACAACGTGAGGCTGAACCAGAGGAGACAACCGAAAAGAGAACAGAGGAATTTCCATTGCGTACCAATAACGTCTGA